Within bacterium, the genomic segment GGCCTCGCTCAGCCCCCCGAAGAAGCGGCACTCGACGACCCGCGCCAGGCGCTCGTTCACCTGGGCGAGGCGGGTCAGGGCGTCGTCCAGATCGGTCAGCCAGGCGGCGTCCTCGTCGGCCAGCGCCATGTCCTCCTCGAAGGTGACCATGGCCTGACCGCCACCCCGCTTGGCCGCCGTGCGCCGGCGGGCGCCGTCGGCCAGCACCTGGCGCATGGCGCGGGCGCTGATGGCCAGGAAGTGGTCGCGGTCGCGGCTGTCCAGGCCCTCCTGGCCCAGCAGCTTGAGGTAGAGCT encodes:
- a CDS encoding RNA polymerase subunit sigma-70, producing the protein MFENQVTMHLQSFRDGDQSALDRIVPLLYKDLKRMAAGQLRRGAPAMTLGATGLVHELYLKLLGQEGLDSRDRDHFLAISARAMRQVLADGARRRTAAKRGGGQAMVTFEEDMALADEDAAWLTDLDDALTRLAQVNERLARVVECRFFGGLSEAETAAALDSSLRTVQRDWMRARAWLQAELGSAPEVGPS